A segment of the Devriesea agamarum genome:
TGGCTGCGGGGATCGGTATGGTGCACCAGCACTTCATGCTGATCCCGGTGTTCACCGTCGCCGAAAACGTCGTGCTCGGTCATGAACCGTTGAAAAAAGGTTTCCTCGACCTCGACGCAGCGCGCAAGCTCGTGCGGGAAATCTCCGACCGGTTCGGCTTCGATATTGACCCCGACGCCAAGGTTGAAGATCTACCGGTCGGTGCACAGCAGCGCGTCGAAATCATTAAGGCGCTGTCCCGGCGGGCTGAGGTGCTGGTCCTGGACGAGCCCACTGCGGTTCTCACCCCGCAGGAAACCGATGAACTGATGTCGATCATGTGCCAGCTGCGCGACGCCGGCACGTCGATCGTGTTCATCACCCACAAATTGCGTGAGGTGAGGGCCGTTGCCGACCGAATCACCGTCATCCGCCGGGGCGCCGTGGTTGGGACCGCAGATCCTTCCTCTGACCAGTCTGAACTCGCCTGTCTGATGGTGGGGCGTGCCGTCCGACTCGATGTTGAAAAAGCCCCGGCCGAGCCCGGAGAAGCCGCGCTGGTGGTTGAAGACCTCACCGTGCGCGAGGCCAGCGGAACCGTGGCGGTTGATCAGGCTAGCTTCAGTGTTCACCGGGGAGAAATCCTCGGCATTGCCGGTGTCCAAGGCAACGGTCAAACCGAACTCACCGAGGCTCTGCTCGGTCTCGCCGACGATGTCGTCGGATCCATTCGCCTGGATGGACAGGAACTCGTTGGACGCAGCACCCGCCAGATCCTGAACGCCGGGGTCGGTTTCGTGCCCGAAGACCGCACCCACGACGCCCTGGTGCCCACCTTCTCCGTCGCCGAAAATCTTGTGCTCGACCAGCACGACCGGCAGCCGTTCGGTGACGCGGTCAGCTTGCACCCGCGCGCCATCCGTGCAAATGCTCACGATCGGGTCAAGGAATACGACATCCGCACGTCGGGTATCGACCATGCGGTGACCACTCTGTCAGGCGGTAACCAGCAAAAGGTTGTGATGGCACGGGCATTGGGACGCAATCTCAGCCTGTTCATCGCAGCTCAGCCGACCCGCGGTGTTGACGTGGGATCCATCGAATTCCTGCACGGACGCATCGTTACCGAACGCGACAAAGGCACGCCCGTCATTATCGTCTCCACCGAATTAGACGAGATCTGCCAGTTGTCTGATCGGATCGCGGTCATGTATCGCGGCGCGATCCTCGGCATCGTGCCGGGTCACGAAAGCCGAGATGTGCTCGGGCTCATGATGGCGGGATACACCGCCGACGCGGCTCGAGAGGCTGTGGCGGCCGGCGCCCGCACCGCCGACTCGAAGCTTGCCGAAGAAGGAGAAATCGCGTGAAGTCCTCGCCGACACCACTGGCCCAGAAAATAGGGCGCAGCAACGTCCTGGTGGTGATCGCCTCGTTCATCGTGGCATTTCTTATCGGGTCGATTCTGATCCTGGTTGTCAACCCCCAGGTTCAAAGCAGCGTGCAGTATTTCTTTGCGCGCCCCACCGACACCTTTGTGGCGGGCTGGAACGCGATCGCTGACGCCTACTCCGCAATGTTCCGCGGAGCGATCTTCGATTATCACGCTCCGGATCCCATCGCCCAGTGGCGCCCCTTAACCGA
Coding sequences within it:
- a CDS encoding ABC transporter ATP-binding protein gives rise to the protein MELELKGITKIFGSLVANDHIDLTVKAGEIHCLLGENGAGKSTLMNVLYGLYQPDEGEILLDGKPVSFSGPGEAMAAGIGMVHQHFMLIPVFTVAENVVLGHEPLKKGFLDLDAARKLVREISDRFGFDIDPDAKVEDLPVGAQQRVEIIKALSRRAEVLVLDEPTAVLTPQETDELMSIMCQLRDAGTSIVFITHKLREVRAVADRITVIRRGAVVGTADPSSDQSELACLMVGRAVRLDVEKAPAEPGEAALVVEDLTVREASGTVAVDQASFSVHRGEILGIAGVQGNGQTELTEALLGLADDVVGSIRLDGQELVGRSTRQILNAGVGFVPEDRTHDALVPTFSVAENLVLDQHDRQPFGDAVSLHPRAIRANAHDRVKEYDIRTSGIDHAVTTLSGGNQQKVVMARALGRNLSLFIAAQPTRGVDVGSIEFLHGRIVTERDKGTPVIIVSTELDEICQLSDRIAVMYRGAILGIVPGHESRDVLGLMMAGYTADAAREAVAAGARTADSKLAEEGEIA